AAGTGAGGAGCAAGcaaaattcggttttcccgTAGTTACTATAACAACCTGTAgagtcaaattcaaaaaatcatattttaccCAATTCTAATCCGAATTGTCTCattcttgtgctcaaattgTAGCCCCAGATGTCtagtttttggaaaaattaacctTATTCAGAGATTCAAAATAATCTGAGAGATATCAACGAAATGGTAAGCAAAGATCacttgttagaaaataatttcaacataaTTAACATTAACAGGTCTCAAATTTGTtctcaattaacattaataggctccCCTCATTcccatttcagacttaattacttccaaatttaccctaattaaaatataattgcacaaattactcattgaataattaatgcttaactatctaattaattgtGTGCAatcttaccataaaatgtagtcttagccaatcaaattatgacatgTCATttatctcaaattgattataattataactaattggaatcaattgttcataatcacatattgTCAGACTCAATTTATGATAGTGCATCTCGGctattaaaacttgatttgataataacttTCAATCTTATGGTCCGATTGGAGCTTATGACCAATTGATTTGATCGTTACATCCTAAAGATCATTTTGgcgaaatgagattaaggatctaatgactaGAATCAATATGCATATTTCTAAGGTGAAATTACCCTTTTAGcctccatgtgaggttaaatacGGGTTGCAAAATTGGGTATCAACAGGCTGCTGAATCAGAAGTGAGAGTTAGAATTTGAATGAGTGTTAAGCGAGTGAAGTTCCCCATAAGTTATAAGGGTgagctatatatataaattctatgAGCAGCAATTGAACTGAGCGTTCGAAGTGCATCCAGTAGGAATCGAACCTACGAATTTGCCTCTTTATTAGGTTGGGTGCTTTAACCATTCAACCATGGATGCAAAAAGACTCAATGAGTGAACTAGGTTTTGGTATTCCTTCTCGagcttctatatatatatatatatatatataattaagttttttggtaattttagctAAACTAAGTGGGTTATGTATGGGTCCTAGTTCGGGGTGGGTATTGCAAAAACCTAGACCCGACCCAGACCATTTTcgggttttattttaaaaatccaaacccGACCTTACTGTTTATCAAGTTGGCTTGAGCCGAGTACCTGCGAATCGGGTAGCAATTGTCATCCCTAGTTTCCTTTACAAACTAAGATTTGagaacagtttttattttttattcattttggtTGTCAAACAAGTTTTCTActcttaaaaatagaaaactattTCTGAAAACtcttaaagaaatttttttaaaaaaaaagaaaaagaaaaagaaaaaacctttaCAGCGAATCGAAGCCGCCATGCACCTTTTGAGTGGGCCAAACGTTGCAGTCCAATCTGGCATACACACGTTTTGATTCCACTCTCCATTCTCTGCGTACTCGAACTGCCTATTCAAAATCAGACATCCATCACATCCTACCAAAATCTCTACATTTCTCAGCCGGCAACCTCAGATGGCCGAATCCAAACCAGACCAAACAACACACTTTCTGTCAGGTTCAATTTTCTTATTCTCGTCATGTAActtgttcaaaatttcaaatatggCTACGACTTTTATTAGATTTAGGCAATTTCCTGTTAGAAGTAATATATACTTTTGTACAtttcttgttaaaaaatgaaaatttggaaTCTTAATAGATGTTGGAATAATGAGATCCAATTGGTTTTCTTGGATATCATAGTATTTATTTACTTGCACTCCTTATTGAATCCGATTGTGCATATGCATTTTCTTAAACTGGGTTTTATGTGTATGGTTAATCTGTTTTCTTCAATCTATTATTGTCCTAATTCATTAACCGGTTATGGCCTTTTGTTGTTCTTGAAATTAACTATTGTTACAGTCTGAGCATGCATGTTCTGTTAATGTTTAACAATCAAGAATTACCTATGTTTGTATAATAGAAGAGATCaaatctctctctatttctcaaATCCTTTCACTCTAGCTTGAGTACAGAAATCCAAAAATAAGTATCATGTGCATGCTTGCGTTTATATCACACATGTTTATGTAGGAATCTATCATTTATTTGTTTGCTAGCAGATGAAGTAAAAGCACCCAATTTGTTTGAAAGAGCAAAGGAAGAGATTGAAGCAATTCTTCATTCTGAGAAATCACCTCAGCATCATGAGGAAACTCATGGCAAGCGAAATGATATTGATGAAAACACTCCTTTAGATGCTGTTAGAGCTCCAAATGTGTTTGAGCGAGCAAAGGAGGAGCTCGAGGCTCTTGTTCAAACAATCCATCCCAAGAAAGATTCTCCAACCCATGAAAGACGGTTTGAATTCACCTGTGAAATATTGGTTGCTTAGATtttctagactctttgattgCTTTCTCAATGTTCTTTTGGTATTTAATTGCAGGGAAGAAATCACAAAGACAGAATCCAAGCAGGATGAAGCAGATTCTCGGTCAGGTATAAGATCATGTGAAATGTTGTCTGTACTAGAATTGTTGTAGGAAATGTTCCTATAGGCTAATGGGACATGTTCAATGTAGAGAGTATTCATATGATGGTTTTTTCTACCTTAAAAAGAAGGTTACCTATAATGTCCTTGTCATTTTCCCAGGCTTGTATTGTAATAGTTTGTAGGACATCCTTAGTTTCTCATTCTTTcacatttgcaattatcattcaggCTTTGGAATGCTTGAATCTCTGAGGACAACAAGCTTTCAGTGATTGAGTTGAAGAGTTTGTTATTGACATTGCTTTATGATTGGTGGCGGCATCTAATGACCTCTTGCCCCTCTCCCTTTtccatttcatatatatatatgggcagTGTTTCTTTTACAGTGTGTTTTACACATCATGTGAAAGAGTTTTTACCCTATATATATTGGATTTGTAGAATTTTAGGTGctagtttaattttaatttttcttttaaacattTCTCTTGTACACTCCCATGTATTAATCTCGCATTTTGAACTGTTGTAAtgatttacttatatatttaaagaaaaaaaaaatcaatagtctGTCTATGATTGTTATATTTTTGGtgtccaagaaatttatattgatttcattttattaatttgactTTCCTTACACATTCTATTAAAGCTGCTCTGGGTAGACTCTATTCATGTTTTTATTCTATGGACACTCCGCAGATTTCATAATTGTAATATTAGACTATTTCCACCATTTTTTATATTCAGCTATGATCAGAACATGCCTTGAAATTTTCTATATCTTCTCCACTTTATAATTTATTGGCTTCACATTCTTTGTACAAAAAGTTGAAAGCCTAACCCAGTCTTCTTAATGTGATGCTTTTATATTGGCAGAGAACAACATTCAGGGGCCCAATTTTATTGAGAAAGCTAAGGAAAAGATTGAAGCAATTACACCCCATCATAAGTCATCACACTATCATCATAAGGAAACTCATGGAACAAGTGATGATATTGATGAAAAATCCCCAATATATGATGTGAAAGGACCAAATGTTTTTCATAGggcaaaagaagaaattgaagCCGTTATTGAAACAATTCATCCTAAGAAAGATCATACAAGTTCTGTTTCTTCACCAAAGAAAGAAGGTGGATTCAGGTTTTTTATTGGAAGAATGTTGGAAAAAGTGTGCTCTCCTCAGGGTAGTAAGAGAGATTAGTTGTAAATTTTGGTGAAGTTCTGATttttcttactcttttttttttttggttcaaaatcCAAATACAACCACATTATAGACATGATCATATGTTTATAGGCCGTTTCACCACTCATTCCCTCATTCAAATACTTGAAAATTCATTGCCTTCTGTTGCAGAATTTGTTTTGTTCTAAGAACGCATCTGCTGAAATTTCTggatttttttgtcaatttttgttttagtaTTCAGATTGATTTGATTATAGCAAAGAGTGTCAAGTTGGGATGGATTGTGACTAGAGATATGGGCAAcctatttttggtttgttttttctGGTGGGACAATGTACACATTGCTGCTATATGTAACATAAGATGCAAAAGATTGTTGTAATGAATTCTGCTTTCTTATCAACACACAACAGgtcatttctttctttgataaCTTGTCCTATAATGGTTAAAATTGAAGGAAGTTTCCCCCTTAATATGTTATGGTTTGTCACTTTGTATTGCAATTGGCTGATTGTCTCTCTTATTTATCTCATTTGTGCTGGTACTTACATAGATTAATGTTTCAAtcataaatctctctctctctctttcattgtttttttctaGGTCAATTGGAATTATTGGGTTTtaaggagagaaaaaatattgtatacatTTGGTGTATACAACTTATGTGAGACTAATATATAGACCCTATAACTTATACATTGGACATATAAGGTACTTTCTCTTGAGGAGTAGGAGAAGGAGGGTCTGGAGATGggacttaaaaattttaaattagagatTGTGATGAGTCCATATATGGTTGTCATGCTAATATTAATATGTCGTAAAATTTGTGGCTTTTTATTTTGTCCCCGTTACTCAAATCCCAAACCATATGCCCTTCTAGAcatcaatttctttttactttgGAAGTTGTGGATCTTGTGATAATTTCTTGGATCATGACAGCACCCTTTTTGTCATGAGAGCCTTATTGCCTCTGTATATGGGTTTTGCACATCTAAGCTTTTTTGTTGCATTTGTTGAGATTTCATATTCGTAGTTAgcttgcaagttgcaaccaACGGTCACTTTCAAATGGGCCAAGTATTTACTTGACCACGATCAcacaatttgaaaatcaacccctttttttgttatctaaaaaattagaagaagcAATGAAATTTCCTGACATCTTAAGATTATTATTgaaactttattctttttggtataaaaaatttccttaattTGAATTCCAAGTTATTTCTACCAAAAGTCCGAAACCACATACAATGTGATCGGGTTTAGAGAAACCTGTTGGATTAAATTCTCAAAGATATAAATTTTGTGGCATTATAATAGTTATTcataagttttattatatttttttaattttttatactatttataaatttacGATATTATTTCAGCTATCttttataataagttattattcaGACTTTATTTCTCTACTTATTCTTTGGCActatacataaataataatcCTACGTAATCTTTGGTCTGAGAGTTGTCCCATGGATCTTTTAAAATTACTTGAAGTGCACTTGGACCAACAAATACTATCTCAATATACTACTATAGTCAACAAAAGAGGCCACTGCCGATCATCTTTTAACCTTTTTTCTGTGTCTTTTTGGATCTAGCTAGAGTAACTATATTTACAATACCAATCAACTGGTCGGCGGATTCCGCAGCTGCCACTGTTGAAACCAATGAAGCAAATGATTGACCCATCATATCattagaagaaacaaaaaatatcaaaaagtgcgAATTCACAACTATTAACATTGATTCAATTGGCATTGACATAATACGAATATTTCGTCTATTAAGGAGAATTctccaaatacctaaattagAGATGATCAtagaaaatgtgaaatatttgatAGAATCCGTTTTGAGAACCTAGAATGTAAGAGAAATTCAAATGTTATTACTCCAATTAGTCTGGAATGCTATGTCATTATCTAGAATTAACAAGACAATCCTATCGAGATTTCTTTAGGAGGACACGAATACTATCATATATTAGATTGTTCTTATATTTGTTGATGAGATCAAAACTCTCCTTGAATGAGTCGTATGTTTTCTGCAACTGcgaaaaattcatattattaatCTTTTTACATAAGTCGTACTTGTCTTCTAGAACATAATTAACTAGATTATTTGTAGAAGTATTTGTTCTAATTTCAAGATTAGCTTTTGTAAATTCCCTGATCAGATCTATAtcatatttttcaatatattcTGTTACTTTTTCTATGACAAaaagtcttctttttttttttctttttcttttttttcttttttttccaatagTCTACAAACAATGCTTTCTGACTCGGCCTTAAGAAACTTGTATCCTTTGGATTGTTGGGACCTAACGAGCCGGGACAGCCTATACCGAAGGAGACAAATTCATGCCCTGCCGATTTCTAGGGCTTACTTTGTTGGAATGTTATTGCCAAAGCCCCCACGCTAGCTTGCTCTCTCATCCCTCCCACCTTTGCCTATACCTATGCTTCTATTCCCTTCACTGGTTGATCGACGAGTCCACTAGCATCTGGAGCAGTATATGTAACTGAAAGGTATGCCACTAGACCCGTGCTCGTTAGAAAGGCTACGAACCTCACAACAGGCTATTGCTTTGTTGGAATTGATTCTGATCAAGGTAGTGTCTGGGATGCATCTAAATCTGCGTATGGAAGCCAAATAAGCAACCGTCTAAGGccccaataaaaaaatgttttaccaaTAGAGATATTCTTATACCAATAAAAGCATTAATTAAGCCCTAAATATTCACTATAaataaaagtagttttttttaatcaaagaaaaaccagttaaggaaaaatattttcattggaTGAGTCAATTAATTAGTACCCGTTTGGATACTAATGAATTGCGTTTGcgtctacaatttttttttttttttttgagaagtgtgTTTCTACGGTTGTGGTGGCTTTTCTAGTGGGTtccatgcactgttcacaggacatacaaatctcttttttaacaaaaatttcattaaaaatgggtcccagaacactatttacacattttaaaattattttgctacagtattttcagttttcggcaaaataagtagtatccaaacacactcttAATCTCTCACACATAAATGTTAAAAGAACTCATTAATCTTACactagtaaataaatttatactcaaattctatttagaaatatcaaatatataactttattaaacttttcaatcatatttttttagtat
This genomic stretch from Castanea sativa cultivar Marrone di Chiusa Pesio chromosome 1, ASM4071231v1 harbors:
- the LOC142605389 gene encoding uncharacterized protein LOC142605389 — its product is MAESKPDQTTHFLSDEVKAPNLFERAKEEIEAILHSEKSPQHHEETHGKRNDIDENTPLDAVRAPNVFERAKEELEALVQTIHPKKDSPTHERREEITKTESKQDEADSRSENNIQGPNFIEKAKEKIEAITPHHKSSHYHHKETHGTSDDIDEKSPIYDVKGPNVFHRAKEEIEAVIETIHPKKDHTSSVSSPKKEGGFRFFIGRMLEKVCSPQGSKRD